In one window of Agromyces badenianii DNA:
- the gmk gene encoding guanylate kinase, whose amino-acid sequence MRSSPPEVDRVAASRAAVAARRARATVKSAIAAGSRSPLDVLRAAFESPEGVEGRLRVTEFLTSIPAIGQTKTARIMQELEISPSKRLGGLGRLQRRRLREFVADWVASHGGTGDRLVVLAGPTAVGKGTVAEYIRRHHPDVRLSVSATTRQPRPGEVEGESYFFVDDAEFDRLIEAGELLEWATVHNASRYGTPRKAVEEAIAAGNSVLLEIDIQGARSVRRAAPEATLVFLLPPSWDELVRRLVGRGTESPAEQQRRLETAKVELAAVDEFDHQVVNHDVAEAAQEVVDLMRSRKGRR is encoded by the coding sequence GTGCGATCGTCTCCGCCAGAGGTCGACCGCGTCGCGGCGTCCCGTGCCGCGGTGGCCGCGCGCCGTGCTCGAGCGACCGTCAAGTCCGCGATCGCGGCCGGATCGCGGAGCCCGCTCGACGTGCTCCGCGCGGCGTTCGAATCTCCCGAGGGCGTCGAGGGGCGCTTGCGGGTGACCGAGTTCCTGACGTCCATCCCCGCGATCGGGCAGACCAAGACCGCGCGCATCATGCAGGAGCTCGAGATCTCGCCGTCGAAGCGCCTCGGCGGGCTCGGGCGGTTGCAGCGACGCCGGCTCCGCGAGTTCGTCGCCGACTGGGTCGCCTCCCATGGCGGCACCGGCGATCGACTCGTCGTGCTCGCCGGGCCCACGGCGGTGGGCAAGGGCACCGTCGCCGAGTACATCCGACGCCATCACCCCGATGTACGGCTGTCGGTGTCGGCCACGACGCGCCAGCCGCGCCCCGGTGAGGTCGAGGGTGAGAGCTACTTCTTCGTCGACGACGCGGAGTTCGACCGCCTGATCGAGGCCGGTGAGCTCCTCGAGTGGGCGACCGTGCACAACGCCTCGCGGTACGGCACCCCGCGCAAGGCGGTCGAAGAGGCGATCGCCGCCGGCAACAGCGTGCTGCTCGAGATCGACATCCAGGGCGCACGCTCGGTTCGCCGCGCCGCACCGGAGGCCACCCTCGTCTTCCTGCTGCCGCCGAGCTGGGACGAACTCGTGCGTCGGCTCGTCGGCCGGGGCACCGAGAGCCCGGCCGAACAGCAGCGCCGACTCGAGACCGCGAAGGTCGAATTGGCGGCCGTCGACGAGTTCGATCACCAGGTCGTCAACCACGACGTCGCCGAAGCCGCGCAAGAGGTCGTAGACTTGATGAGATCTCGCAAGGGTCGGCGTTGA
- the pyrF gene encoding orotidine-5'-phosphate decarboxylase, producing MSDATPFGERLDAIFAAYGKLCVGIDPHASLLDQWGLPDSAEGVREFGLRTVDAVAGRAGIVKPQVAFFERHGAAGYVALERVLAEARDAGLLVIADVKRGDIGTSVEAYGQAWLRPGSGLESDAMTISAYQGLGSIDGVLTAADSAGKGVFVLAATSNPEAAAIQRAVLQQSSRAGNTVAQAITAGVIGWNQGRADAASRPLGSVGVVLGATVDLRTSGIDLDAEPPKPGLPVLAPGFGHQGAELSDLRAIYGSLAGGVIVSESRSILGAGPDGLAEAIRRRVNEVGAASV from the coding sequence ATGAGCGACGCCACACCGTTCGGCGAGCGGCTCGACGCCATCTTCGCCGCGTACGGCAAGCTGTGCGTCGGCATCGACCCGCACGCGTCGCTGCTCGACCAGTGGGGGCTGCCCGACTCGGCCGAGGGCGTGCGTGAGTTCGGCCTCCGCACGGTCGATGCCGTCGCGGGTCGCGCGGGCATCGTGAAGCCGCAGGTGGCGTTCTTCGAACGACACGGCGCAGCGGGCTACGTGGCGCTCGAACGCGTGCTGGCCGAGGCGCGCGACGCCGGCCTGCTGGTGATCGCCGACGTGAAGCGCGGCGACATCGGCACGAGCGTCGAGGCGTACGGGCAGGCGTGGCTGCGTCCCGGCTCGGGTCTCGAGTCCGATGCCATGACGATCAGCGCGTATCAGGGGCTCGGATCGATCGACGGCGTGCTGACCGCCGCCGACTCGGCCGGCAAGGGCGTGTTCGTGCTGGCCGCGACCTCGAACCCCGAGGCCGCCGCCATTCAGCGCGCGGTGCTGCAGCAGTCGAGCCGTGCCGGAAACACCGTGGCGCAGGCCATCACCGCGGGCGTCATCGGCTGGAACCAGGGGCGAGCGGATGCCGCGAGCCGGCCGCTCGGCTCGGTCGGCGTGGTGCTCGGCGCGACGGTCGACCTCCGAACCTCGGGCATCGATCTCGATGCCGAGCCGCCGAAGCCCGGTCTGCCGGTGCTCGCGCCCGGCTTCGGTCATCAGGGGGCGGAGCTCTCCGACCTTCGTGCGATCTACGGATCGCTCGCAGGCGGCGTCATCGTCAGCGAGTCGCGATCGATCCTCGGTGCGGGTCCCGACGGTCTCGCCGAAGCCATCCGCCGCCGGGTCAACGAGGTCGGTGCCGCGAGTGTCTGA
- the carB gene encoding carbamoyl-phosphate synthase large subunit, translating to MPKRDDINSVLVIGSGPIVIGQAAEFDYSGTQACRVLRAEGVRVILVNPNPATIMTDPDFADATYIEPITPEIIESIIVKEKPDAVLPTLGGQTALNAAIALHDAGILEKHGVELIGAKVDAIRKGEDRQLFKDLVIEAGAGVARSHVAKTLEQAKEFALDLGYPLVVRPSFTMGGLGSGFAYTEDELVRIVTQGLHDSPTTEVLLEESILGWKEYELELMRDTADNTVVVCSIENVDPVGVHTGDSITVAPALTLTDREFQHLRDIGIDIIRAVGVDTGGCNIQFAIDPADGRVIVIEMNPRVSRSSALASKATGFPIAKIAAKLAIGYRLDEIPNDITRVTPASFEPTLDYVVVKVPRFAFEKFPAADPTLTTTMKSVGEAMAIGRNYATALQKALRSLEKRGSSFHWGDEKRTAEELVEASRIPTDGRIVLVQQALRKGASLEQLFEATKIDPWFLDQIVLINEVAETIASAENLDTELLLLAKDHGFSDAQIGQLRGFGEADAREVRHILGIRPVYKTVDTCAGEFPALTPYHYSSYDVETEVEPSDRSKVVILGSGPNRIGQGVEFDYSCVHASFALSAAGFETIMINCNPETVSTDYDTSDRLYFEPLTLEDVLEVIHAESQSGELVGVVVQLGGQTALGLAKGLEAAGIPILGTSPEAIDLAEERGLFSGILDAAGLLAPKNGTAIDLAGAVHVAEGIGYPVLVRPSYVLGGRGMEIVYDSPSLADYFARIEGQGIVGPTHPLLVDRFLDDAIEIDVDALYDGTDLYIGGVMEHIEEAGIHSGDSSCTLPPVTLGRAEVDRVRVATRAIAEGIGVRGLLNVQFAIGAGVLYVLEANPRASRTVPFVSKALGIPLAKAASRIMVGATVAELIAEGMLPASDGSRVPLDAPIAVKEAVLPFHRFRTREGIMVDSVLGPEMRSTGEVMGIDKDFPTAFAKSQLAAYGGMPTSGTVFVSVSDRDKRSIILPVLRLQQLGYDIAATEGTAEVLRRNGIRAQVVLKFSDKTSEDAASVVELIHRGEVDVVVNTPSGRSSRADGYEIRAAAVAADIPLFTTIAELSAAVASLDVQREGFEVTSLQEYQLRREANA from the coding sequence ATGCCCAAGCGCGACGACATCAACAGCGTTCTCGTCATCGGATCCGGCCCGATCGTCATCGGGCAGGCCGCCGAGTTCGACTACTCGGGCACCCAGGCGTGCCGCGTGCTGCGGGCCGAGGGCGTGCGGGTCATCCTCGTGAACCCGAACCCCGCGACGATCATGACCGACCCCGACTTCGCCGACGCGACGTACATCGAGCCGATCACGCCCGAGATCATCGAGTCGATCATCGTCAAGGAGAAGCCCGACGCGGTGCTCCCGACGCTCGGCGGCCAGACGGCGCTGAACGCGGCGATCGCCCTGCACGACGCCGGCATCCTCGAGAAGCACGGCGTCGAGCTCATCGGCGCGAAGGTCGACGCGATCCGCAAGGGCGAAGACCGCCAGCTCTTCAAGGACCTCGTGATCGAGGCGGGCGCTGGCGTCGCCCGATCGCACGTCGCGAAGACGCTCGAGCAGGCGAAGGAGTTCGCGCTCGACCTCGGCTACCCGCTCGTGGTGCGCCCGTCGTTCACGATGGGCGGACTCGGCTCGGGCTTCGCGTACACCGAGGACGAGCTCGTGCGCATCGTCACGCAGGGCCTGCACGACTCGCCGACGACCGAGGTGCTCCTCGAGGAGTCGATCCTCGGCTGGAAGGAGTACGAGCTCGAACTCATGCGCGACACCGCCGACAACACGGTCGTCGTCTGCTCGATCGAGAACGTCGACCCCGTCGGCGTGCACACCGGTGACTCGATCACCGTGGCACCCGCGCTCACGCTGACCGACCGTGAATTCCAGCACCTGCGTGACATCGGCATCGACATCATCCGCGCCGTCGGCGTCGACACCGGCGGCTGCAACATCCAGTTCGCGATCGACCCGGCCGACGGCCGCGTCATCGTCATCGAGATGAACCCGCGTGTCTCCCGCTCGAGCGCGCTCGCCTCGAAGGCCACCGGCTTCCCGATCGCGAAGATCGCCGCGAAGCTCGCCATCGGCTACCGCCTCGACGAGATCCCGAACGACATCACGCGGGTGACCCCGGCGTCGTTCGAGCCGACCCTCGACTACGTCGTCGTCAAGGTGCCCCGGTTCGCGTTCGAGAAGTTCCCGGCCGCCGACCCCACCCTCACCACCACCATGAAGTCGGTCGGCGAGGCGATGGCGATCGGCCGCAACTATGCGACCGCGCTGCAGAAGGCGCTCCGCTCGCTCGAGAAGCGCGGCTCCTCGTTCCACTGGGGAGACGAGAAGCGCACCGCCGAGGAGCTCGTCGAGGCATCCCGAATTCCCACCGACGGCCGCATCGTGCTCGTGCAGCAGGCGCTCCGCAAGGGTGCCAGCCTCGAGCAGCTCTTCGAGGCGACGAAGATCGACCCGTGGTTCCTCGACCAGATCGTGCTCATCAACGAGGTCGCCGAGACCATCGCCTCGGCCGAGAACCTCGACACCGAGCTCCTGCTGCTCGCGAAGGACCACGGCTTCTCCGACGCTCAGATCGGCCAGCTCCGCGGCTTCGGCGAGGCCGACGCCCGCGAGGTTCGCCACATCCTCGGCATCCGCCCGGTCTACAAGACGGTCGACACGTGCGCCGGCGAGTTCCCGGCGCTCACGCCGTACCACTACTCGAGCTACGACGTCGAGACCGAGGTCGAGCCCAGCGACCGCAGCAAGGTCGTCATCCTCGGCTCGGGCCCGAACCGCATCGGCCAGGGCGTCGAGTTCGACTACTCGTGCGTGCACGCCTCCTTCGCGCTGTCGGCCGCCGGGTTCGAGACGATCATGATCAACTGCAACCCCGAGACGGTCTCGACCGACTACGACACGAGCGACCGGCTCTACTTCGAGCCGCTCACCCTCGAAGACGTGCTCGAGGTCATCCACGCCGAGTCGCAGTCGGGCGAGCTCGTCGGCGTCGTCGTGCAGCTCGGCGGCCAGACCGCCCTCGGACTCGCCAAGGGACTCGAGGCCGCAGGCATCCCGATCCTCGGCACGAGCCCCGAGGCGATCGACCTCGCCGAGGAGCGCGGGCTCTTCTCCGGCATCCTCGACGCGGCGGGCCTGCTCGCGCCGAAGAACGGCACCGCCATCGATCTCGCCGGCGCGGTGCACGTCGCAGAGGGCATCGGCTACCCCGTGCTCGTGCGTCCGAGCTACGTGCTCGGCGGGCGCGGCATGGAGATCGTCTACGACTCGCCGTCGCTCGCCGACTACTTCGCGCGTATCGAGGGCCAAGGCATCGTCGGGCCGACGCATCCGCTGCTCGTCGACCGGTTCCTCGACGACGCGATCGAGATCGACGTCGACGCCCTATACGACGGCACCGACCTGTACATCGGCGGCGTCATGGAGCACATCGAGGAGGCCGGCATCCACTCCGGCGACTCGAGCTGCACCCTGCCGCCCGTGACGCTCGGCCGCGCCGAGGTCGACCGGGTGCGCGTGGCGACGCGCGCCATCGCCGAGGGCATCGGCGTTCGCGGCCTGTTGAACGTGCAGTTCGCGATCGGCGCCGGCGTGCTCTACGTGCTCGAAGCCAACCCGCGCGCGAGCCGCACCGTGCCCTTCGTCTCGAAGGCCCTGGGCATCCCGCTCGCGAAGGCCGCCTCGCGCATCATGGTCGGTGCGACCGTCGCCGAACTCATCGCCGAGGGCATGCTTCCCGCGTCCGACGGGTCGCGAGTGCCGCTCGACGCACCGATCGCCGTGAAAGAGGCCGTGCTGCCGTTCCACCGCTTCCGCACCCGCGAGGGCATCATGGTCGACTCGGTGCTCGGCCCCGAGATGCGTTCGACCGGCGAGGTCATGGGCATCGACAAGGACTTCCCGACGGCGTTCGCGAAGAGCCAGCTCGCCGCGTACGGCGGCATGCCGACGTCGGGAACCGTCTTCGTCTCGGTCTCCGATCGCGACAAGCGGTCGATCATCCTCCCCGTGCTCCGTCTGCAGCAGCTCGGCTACGACATCGCAGCGACCGAGGGCACCGCCGAGGTGCTGCGGCGCAACGGCATCCGTGCGCAGGTGGTGCTGAAGTTCAGCGACAAGACGAGCGAGGATGCCGCGTCGGTCGTCGAGCTCATCCACCGCGGTGAGGTCGATGTCGTGGTGAACACCCCCAGCGGGCGTTCGTCGCGCGCCGACGGGTACGAGATCCGTGCCGCGGCCGTGGCCGCCGACATCCCGCTCTTCACGACCATCGCCGAGCTCTCGGCGGCCGTGGCGTCACTCGACGTACAGCGCGAGGGATTCGAGGTCACGAGCCTGCAGGAGTACCAGCTCAGGCGGGAGGCGAACGCATGA
- the carA gene encoding glutamine-hydrolyzing carbamoyl-phosphate synthase small subunit: protein MTETPIGTNDTAVLVLEDGRRYDGRAYGARGRTLGEAVFATGMTGYQETLTDPSYAGQIVMMTAPHIGNTGMNDEDMESARIWVAGFIVRDPSRVVSNFRSQRSLDDDLEAAGVIGISGIDTRALTRHLRSAGAMRAGIFSGDDALLTPGEQLDLVQSAVAMAGANLSGAVSTAEAYTLPADGDRVGSVAVLDLGVKTSTLKYLAERGFDVHVVPQSVTAEEVLALAPDALFFSNGPGDPAASDRHVELLRTTLREGLPYFGICFGNQLLGRALGFGTYKLPFGHRGINQPVLDKATGRVEITAHNHGFAVDAPIDRVSESSEGFGRVEVSHYDLNDNVVEGLNCLDIPAFSVQYHPESAAGPHDANYLFDRFRDMVIANTSTNSATEGSNE, encoded by the coding sequence ATGACTGAGACCCCCATCGGCACGAACGACACCGCCGTGCTCGTCCTCGAAGACGGACGCCGCTACGACGGGCGCGCCTACGGCGCGCGTGGTCGCACCCTCGGCGAAGCGGTCTTCGCCACCGGCATGACCGGCTACCAGGAGACCCTGACCGATCCGTCGTACGCGGGCCAGATCGTCATGATGACCGCGCCGCACATCGGCAACACCGGCATGAACGACGAAGACATGGAGTCCGCCCGCATCTGGGTCGCCGGATTCATCGTGCGCGACCCCTCCCGCGTCGTCTCGAACTTCCGCTCGCAGCGGAGCCTCGACGACGACCTCGAGGCCGCGGGCGTCATCGGCATCAGCGGCATCGACACGCGCGCCCTCACCCGTCACCTCCGTTCGGCGGGCGCCATGCGAGCCGGCATCTTCTCGGGCGACGACGCGCTGCTGACCCCCGGCGAACAGCTCGACCTCGTGCAGAGCGCTGTGGCCATGGCCGGGGCGAACCTGTCGGGGGCGGTCTCGACGGCCGAGGCCTACACGCTGCCGGCCGATGGCGACCGCGTGGGCTCGGTCGCGGTGCTCGACCTCGGCGTGAAGACGTCGACCCTGAAGTACCTCGCCGAACGCGGCTTCGACGTGCATGTCGTGCCGCAGTCGGTCACGGCCGAAGAGGTGCTCGCGCTGGCTCCCGACGCACTGTTCTTCTCCAACGGGCCGGGCGACCCCGCGGCATCCGACCGGCATGTCGAGCTGCTGCGCACGACGCTGCGCGAAGGGCTGCCGTACTTCGGCATCTGCTTCGGCAACCAGCTGCTCGGACGCGCCCTCGGCTTCGGCACCTACAAGCTGCCCTTCGGGCATCGCGGCATCAACCAGCCGGTGCTCGACAAGGCCACCGGGCGCGTCGAGATCACCGCGCACAACCACGGATTCGCCGTCGACGCCCCGATCGACCGGGTGAGCGAATCGAGCGAGGGCTTCGGCCGCGTCGAGGTGAGCCACTACGACCTCAACGACAACGTCGTCGAGGGATTGAACTGCCTCGACATCCCGGCGTTCAGCGTGCAGTACCACCCCGAGTCCGCGGCCGGCCCGCACGACGCGAACTACCTCTTCGATCGATTCCGCGACATGGTGATCGCGAACACCTCGACGAACTCAGCGACCGAAGGAAGCAACGAGTAA
- a CDS encoding dihydroorotase, with product MNRRFLITGATLPGGERADVLLDGGIIAEVGRIADAAGATVVDADGLIALPGLVDLHTHLREPGYEQSETVLTGTQAAAAGGFTAVFAMANTFPVADTAGVVEQEASLGRAAGYATVQPIGAVTVGLAGQQLAELGAMARSRANVRVFSDDGFCVSDPLLMRRALEYVKAFDGVIAQHAQEPRLTEGAQMNEGALSGELGLTGWPAVAEESIIARDVLLAEHVGSRLHVCHVSTAGSVEVIRWAKARGIDVTAEVTPHHLLLTEELIAGYDPRFKVNPPLRRAEDVEALRAALADGTIDIVATDHAPHPVEAKESEWQAAANGMVGLESALAVVHAAVVETGLMGWADVARVMSSAPARIGRLRGHGESITAGAAPELTLYDPAAASEFDLDRLAGRSTNSPYLGRLLPGRVVATFHGGYPTFLDGAVRPREEVARNAESAWGVQHG from the coding sequence ATGAACCGACGTTTCCTGATCACCGGCGCCACCCTGCCCGGTGGCGAGCGCGCCGACGTGCTGCTCGACGGGGGCATCATCGCCGAGGTCGGCCGCATCGCGGATGCCGCGGGCGCGACGGTCGTCGACGCCGACGGGCTCATCGCCCTTCCCGGCCTCGTCGACCTGCACACGCACCTGCGAGAGCCCGGCTACGAACAGAGCGAGACCGTGCTGACCGGCACGCAGGCCGCCGCCGCGGGCGGCTTCACGGCCGTGTTCGCGATGGCGAACACCTTCCCGGTCGCCGACACGGCCGGCGTCGTCGAGCAGGAGGCGAGCCTCGGCCGTGCCGCAGGCTACGCGACCGTGCAGCCGATCGGGGCGGTGACGGTGGGCCTCGCCGGACAGCAGCTCGCCGAACTCGGTGCGATGGCGCGCTCCCGTGCGAACGTGCGGGTCTTCTCCGACGACGGATTCTGCGTCTCCGACCCGCTGCTCATGCGGCGGGCCCTCGAGTACGTCAAGGCCTTCGACGGGGTCATCGCCCAGCACGCGCAGGAGCCGCGCCTCACCGAGGGCGCCCAGATGAACGAGGGTGCGCTTTCCGGAGAGCTCGGCCTCACCGGCTGGCCGGCCGTCGCCGAGGAATCGATCATCGCGCGCGACGTGCTGCTCGCCGAGCACGTCGGCTCGCGGCTGCATGTCTGCCACGTCTCGACGGCCGGGTCGGTCGAGGTCATCCGCTGGGCGAAGGCCCGGGGCATCGACGTGACCGCCGAGGTGACCCCGCACCACCTGCTCCTCACCGAAGAGCTCATCGCCGGCTACGACCCGCGATTCAAGGTGAACCCCCCGCTCCGCCGTGCTGAAGACGTCGAGGCGCTCCGCGCCGCTCTCGCCGACGGCACGATCGACATCGTCGCCACCGACCACGCGCCGCACCCGGTCGAGGCGAAGGAGAGCGAGTGGCAGGCCGCCGCCAACGGCATGGTCGGTCTCGAATCCGCCCTGGCGGTCGTGCACGCCGCCGTCGTCGAGACGGGGCTCATGGGCTGGGCGGATGTCGCGCGGGTGATGTCGTCCGCGCCGGCGCGCATCGGCCGCCTCCGCGGTCACGGCGAGTCGATCACCGCCGGTGCGGCACCCGAGCTGACGCTGTACGACCCCGCCGCGGCATCCGAGTTCGACCTCGACCGGCTCGCCGGACGCAGCACGAATTCGCCGTATCTCGGTCGTCTGCTGCCGGGCCGCGTGGTTGCGACCTTCCACGGCGGCTACCCGACCTTCCTCGACGGTGCGGTGCGACCGCGCGAAGAGGTCGCCCGGAACGCGGAGTCCGCCTGGGGGGTCCAGCATGGATAA
- a CDS encoding aspartate carbamoyltransferase catalytic subunit → MRHLLSTRELDRDQAIELLDIAEEMAAVQEREVKKLPTLRGKTVVNLFFEDSTRTRISFEAAAKRLSADVINFSAKGSSVSKGESLKDTAQTLQAMGADGVVIRHPASGAPHTLATSGWIDAGVINAGDGTHEHPTQALLDAFTMRRRLHGGASRGRALDGVRVVIVGDVLHSRVARSNVWLLATLGAEVELVAPPTLVPVDTSSWPARVGYDLDAALRGTPDVVMMLRIQAERMHAAFFPNTREYARTWGLDDARFDALPPGTMVMHPGPMNRGLEIAARAADSQQSTVREQVANGVSVRMAALYMLLSGERGEA, encoded by the coding sequence ATGCGGCACCTCTTGAGCACCCGCGAGCTCGACCGCGATCAGGCCATCGAGCTGCTCGACATCGCCGAGGAGATGGCGGCCGTGCAGGAGCGCGAGGTCAAGAAGCTCCCGACGCTTCGCGGAAAGACCGTCGTGAACCTCTTCTTCGAGGATTCGACCCGCACCCGCATCTCGTTCGAGGCCGCGGCCAAGCGCCTCTCGGCCGACGTCATCAACTTCAGCGCGAAGGGCTCGAGCGTCTCGAAGGGCGAGAGCCTGAAGGACACGGCGCAGACCCTGCAGGCGATGGGCGCCGACGGGGTCGTGATCCGGCACCCTGCGTCGGGGGCGCCGCACACGCTCGCGACGAGCGGATGGATCGACGCCGGCGTCATCAACGCCGGCGACGGCACCCACGAACATCCCACTCAGGCGCTGCTCGATGCGTTCACGATGCGCCGGCGCCTGCACGGCGGCGCATCGCGAGGGCGAGCGCTCGACGGCGTGCGGGTCGTGATCGTCGGCGACGTGCTGCACTCCCGGGTCGCCCGATCGAACGTCTGGCTGCTCGCGACCCTCGGCGCCGAGGTCGAGCTCGTCGCCCCGCCGACGCTCGTTCCCGTCGACACGAGCTCGTGGCCGGCGCGAGTCGGCTACGACCTCGACGCCGCACTGCGCGGCACTCCCGACGTCGTCATGATGCTGCGCATCCAGGCGGAGCGCATGCACGCGGCGTTCTTCCCGAACACTCGCGAGTATGCGCGAACCTGGGGGCTCGACGACGCCAGGTTCGACGCACTGCCCCCCGGTACGATGGTCATGCACCCCGGCCCGATGAACCGCGGGCTCGAGATTGCCGCCCGCGCGGCCGACTCACAGCAGTCGACCGTGCGAGAGCAGGTTGCGAACGGAGTTTCAGTGAGAATGGCCGCCCTCTACATGCTGCTGTCCGGCGAACGGGGGGAGGCCTGA
- the pyrR gene encoding bifunctional pyr operon transcriptional regulator/uracil phosphoribosyltransferase PyrR, which produces MMARAVLSQADISRALTRISHEILESNRGSSDLVILGIPTRGVILARRIAETIARIEPDAAPALAGALDVTMYRDDLTRTRTRTPQPTDLPPRGIDGKTVVLVDDVLYSGRTIRAALDALSDLGRARAVRLAVLVDRGHREFPIRADFVGKNLPSSARERINVRLVEIDGDDAVTIDEGEE; this is translated from the coding sequence TTGATGGCACGTGCCGTGCTCAGTCAAGCTGACATCTCGCGGGCGCTGACCCGCATCTCGCACGAGATCCTCGAATCCAATCGCGGGAGCTCCGATCTCGTCATCCTCGGCATCCCGACCAGGGGCGTGATCCTCGCCCGTCGCATCGCCGAGACCATCGCCCGCATCGAACCCGATGCCGCCCCGGCCCTCGCCGGCGCGCTCGATGTCACGATGTACCGAGACGACCTCACGCGCACGCGCACTCGCACTCCGCAGCCGACCGATCTGCCCCCGCGCGGCATCGACGGCAAGACGGTGGTGCTCGTCGACGACGTGCTCTACTCCGGACGCACGATCCGCGCCGCGCTCGACGCGTTGAGCGACCTCGGCCGCGCCCGCGCGGTGCGGCTCGCGGTGCTCGTCGATCGCGGCCACCGGGAGTTCCCGATCCGTGCCGACTTCGTCGGCAAGAACCTGCCCAGTTCGGCCCGGGAGCGCATCAATGTGCGCCTCGTCGAGATCGACGGCGACGACGCCGTCACCATCGACGAAGGCGAGGAGTGA
- a CDS encoding DoxX family membrane protein, with the protein MSSTTIGTGHVSTAAGYNSILDRANSAQAVVQRFLASAGVPALRVSLGLVFLVFGALKFFPGLSPVEALVSRTWNVLSFGIVDGYAALALTATLEVFVGVALVTGLLLRIGLLALAVTFVGVFSPLVFFAGELFAAAGPTLTAQYILKDVVLVAAAMVIAAKAFTRPIR; encoded by the coding sequence ATGTCCAGCACCACCATCGGCACCGGTCACGTCTCGACCGCGGCCGGGTACAACTCGATCCTCGATCGGGCGAACTCCGCCCAGGCGGTCGTTCAGCGATTCCTCGCGAGCGCCGGCGTCCCGGCGCTTCGGGTCTCGCTCGGGCTCGTCTTCCTCGTGTTCGGTGCGCTGAAGTTCTTCCCGGGGCTGAGCCCTGTCGAGGCGCTCGTGAGCCGAACCTGGAACGTGCTGTCGTTCGGAATCGTCGACGGGTACGCGGCGCTCGCCCTGACGGCGACACTCGAGGTGTTCGTCGGCGTCGCGCTCGTGACCGGCCTGCTGCTCCGAATCGGCCTGCTCGCGCTGGCCGTGACCTTCGTCGGCGTGTTCTCGCCCCTCGTGTTCTTCGCGGGCGAACTCTTCGCCGCGGCCGGCCCGACGCTGACCGCGCAGTACATCCTGAAGGACGTCGTGCTCGTGGCCGCCGCCATGGTGATCGCGGCGAAGGCGTTCACCCGTCCGATCCGGTGA
- the nusB gene encoding transcription antitermination factor NusB, translated as MSARTKARKRALDLLYSADMRQVPVEQMLVVEAEKAASEPERAASWLYAREIIDGIVDHRAEIDELIETHSHGWTLERMPAVDRAILRIGVWEIIHNDAVPDPVAISEAVEAATVLSTDDSAGFVNGLLAAISHSKA; from the coding sequence GTGAGCGCTCGTACCAAAGCGCGCAAGCGCGCGCTCGACCTGCTCTACTCGGCCGACATGCGTCAGGTGCCGGTCGAGCAGATGCTCGTGGTCGAGGCCGAGAAGGCGGCGAGCGAGCCCGAACGGGCCGCGTCCTGGCTGTATGCGCGCGAGATCATCGACGGCATCGTCGACCACCGCGCAGAGATCGACGAGCTCATCGAGACCCACTCGCACGGGTGGACGCTCGAGCGCATGCCCGCCGTCGACCGGGCGATCCTCCGCATCGGAGTCTGGGAGATCATCCACAACGACGCCGTTCCCGACCCCGTCGCGATCTCCGAGGCCGTCGAGGCGGCCACGGTGCTCTCGACCGACGACTCGGCCGGGTTCGTGAACGGGTTGCTCGCCGCGATCTCGCACTCCAAGGCCTGA
- the efp gene encoding elongation factor P — MASTADIKNGVVLSIDGQLWSVIEFQHVKPGKGGAFVRTKLKNVVTGKVVDRTYNAGAKIEIENVDRRDFTYLYADGDGFVFMDQTDYDQITVPGTVVGDAANFMLENQSVTVALNNGNPLYVELPASVVLEITYTEPGLQGDRSTGGTKAATVETGYEIQVPLFLETGTKVKVDTRTGDYLGRVND, encoded by the coding sequence ATGGCAAGCACCGCTGACATCAAGAACGGCGTCGTCCTCTCCATCGACGGCCAGCTCTGGAGCGTCATCGAGTTCCAGCACGTCAAGCCCGGCAAGGGCGGTGCGTTCGTGCGTACCAAGCTGAAGAACGTCGTCACGGGCAAGGTCGTCGACCGCACGTACAACGCCGGCGCGAAGATCGAGATCGAGAACGTCGACCGTCGCGACTTCACCTACCTCTACGCCGACGGAGACGGCTTCGTGTTCATGGACCAGACCGACTACGACCAGATCACCGTGCCCGGCACGGTCGTCGGCGACGCGGCGAACTTCATGCTCGAGAACCAGTCGGTCACCGTCGCGCTGAACAACGGCAACCCGCTCTACGTCGAACTGCCCGCCTCGGTCGTGCTCGAGATCACGTACACCGAGCCCGGCCTGCAGGGCGACCGATCGACCGGCGGCACCAAGGCCGCGACCGTCGAGACCGGCTACGAGATCCAGGTGCCGCTGTTCCTCGAGACCGGCACGAAGGTCAAGGTCGACACCCGCACGGGCGACTACCTCGGCCGTGTGAACGACTAG